Proteins co-encoded in one Bacillus infantis NRRL B-14911 genomic window:
- the flgM gene encoding flagellar biosynthesis anti-sigma factor FlgM, whose product MKINNFGPSGINPYKRQQNKLDSANAQAKKAADKVEISSAAKEMQQTSKIDQQRQARVEELRIQVENGNYKVNPKEVAKSLLDYYTKN is encoded by the coding sequence ATGAAGATTAATAATTTTGGACCTTCAGGAATTAACCCATACAAACGCCAGCAGAACAAGCTGGACAGCGCCAATGCCCAGGCGAAAAAAGCCGCGGATAAGGTGGAGATTTCGTCTGCAGCCAAGGAAATGCAGCAAACCTCCAAGATAGACCAGCAGCGCCAGGCAAGAGTAGAGGAGCTGCGCATCCAGGTCGAGAACGGCAATTATAAAGTAAACCCAAAAGAAGTGGCGAAAAGCCTGCTTGATTACTATACAAAGAATTAA